In Klebsiella aerogenes, the DNA window ACGTTTCTCACGGTCACCTTTGCCTTGTTGCCAGTCGCCCGCTATCGCTGTCAGTAGCGAGAAGGTGACGCAAAGACGCCTTTTTTAGACTGCATGCAATGATTTTAAGAAGGGTCGTACCATGAGTATTCGTCATTGTGTCGCCGTTGATTTAGGCGCTTCCAGCGGTCGGGTCATGCTCGCGAATTATGACACCGCAACGCGAGCGCTGACGCTGCGTGAAGTTCACCGTTTCACCAACCGCCTGCAGGACGTGGACGGCTACGATTGCTGGGATATCGATAGCCTGGAGGCGGAAATCCGCCGCGGGCTGGTAACAGTGTGCGAACAGGGGATCCTGATCGACAGCATCGGCATCGATACCTGGGGTGTCGATATTGTGTTGCTGGACAAACACGGCCAACGTGTCGGCCTGCCGGTTTCCTATCGCGATAGCCGTACCCATGGCCTGATGACGCAGGCTATCGAGCAGCTCGGTCGCGCCGATATCTACGGCCGCAGCGGCATCCAGTTTCTGCCATTCAACACGCTCTATCAGCTGCGGGCGCTGGTCAGCCAACAGCCGATGCTGGCGGAACAGGTGGCGCACGCGCTGCTGATCCCCGACTACTTCAGCTACCGTCTGACCGGCGCGATGAACTGGGAATACACCAACGCCACCACCACTCAACTGGTCAATATTAATAGCGACAACTGGGATGACGAATTGCTTGGCTGGAGCGGCGCGCAGCGCAGCTGGTTCGGGACGCCGACGCATCCGGGCAACGTTATCGGCCACTGGATCTGCCCGCAGGGTAACCGCATTCCGGTGGTTGCCGTCGCCAGCCACGATACCGCCAGCGCCGTTATCGCCTCGCCGCTGGCGGGCAAAAATGCCGCCTATCTTTCATCCGGCACCTGGTCGCTTATGGGTTTTGAAAGCAAAACGCCTTACACCAGCCAGCAGGCGCTGAAAGCGAATATTACCAATGAAGGCGGTGCTGAGGGGCGCTACCGGGTGTTGAAAAACATCATGGGTCTGTGGCTGCTACAGCGGGTGTTGCCAGAACAGAATGTTGGCGATCTGCAGGCATTGATCGCCGACACGGCGCAGCTGCCAGCCTGCCGTTACCTCATTGATTGCAACGACGACCGCTTTATCAACCCGGCCAACATGAGCGCCGAAATCCAGGCCGCCTGCGCGGAATCCGCCCAGCCGATCCCGACAAGCCCTGCCGAACTGGCGCGCTGTATTTTCGACAGCCTGGCGCTGCTGTATGCCCGCGTGCTGGGCGAACTGGCCGAACTCCGCGGCCGCCCCTTCAGCCAACTGCATATTGTCGGCGGCGGCTGCCAGAACGCTCTGCTTAACCAGCTATGCGCTGATGCCTGCGGCCTGCCGGTCATCGCGGGCCCGATTGAGGCCTCCGCCCTTGGCAATATCGGCATCCAGTTGATGACGCTGGATGAATTGCACAACGTCGATGATTTCCGCCAGGTCGTACGCGATAACGAATCACTCACCGCCTTCACCCCCCATTCAGATAGCGAAATTGCCCGCTTCGTCGCGCAGTTTCAGCAACAACCCACTAAGGAGCTTTGCGCATGACCACTCAACTTGAACAAGCCTGGGAATTGGCTAAGCAGCGCTACGCCGCCGTCGGCGTCGACGCCGAAGAAGCTCTGCGCCAGTTAGACCGTCTGCCGGTGTCGATGCACTGCTGGCAGGGCGACGACGTCGCGGGCTTTGAAAACCCGGAAGGCAACCTGACCGGCGGCATTCAGGCCACCGGCAACTACCCGGGAAAAGCGCGCAATGCCCAGGAGCTACGCGCCGACCTCGAACAAGCGCTGAGCCTGATCCCAGGGCCGAAGCGTCTTAACCTGCACGCGATTTATCTGGAATCCGCGGCTCCGGTGGCGCGAAACGAAATCAAACCGGAACATTTCAAGAACTGGGTGGAATGGGCGAAACGCCACCAGCTGGGGCTCGATTTCAACCCCTCCTGTTTCTCGCATCCGCTGAGCGCCGACGGCTTTACTTTGTCGCACGCCAATCCAGAGATTCGTCAGTTCTGGATCGACCACTGCAAAGCCAGCCGCCGCATATCCGCTTATTTCGGCCAACAGCTCGGGACGCCATCAGTGATGAATATCTGGGTACCGGACGGCATGAAGGATATTACCGTCGACCGCTTCGCCCCGCGCCAGCGGTTGATGAACGCGCTGGATGAAGTGATCAGCGAAAAACTGAATCCAGCGCACCATATCGACGCCGTCGAGAGCAAGCTGTTCGGCATCGGTGCCGAAAGCTACACCGTCGGCTCCAACGAGTTCTATATGGGCTACGCCGCCAGCCGCCAGACCGCGCTGTGCCTGGATGCGGGTCACTTCCATCCGACAGAGGTCATCTCCGACAAAATCTCCGCCGCCATGCTCTACATCCCGCGTCTGCTGCTGCACGTTAGCCGCCCGGTGCGCTGGGACAGCGATCATGTGGTGCTGCTGGATGACGAAACCCAGGCCATCGCCAGCGAAATCATCCGCCACAACCTGTTCGATCGTGTACACATCGGCCTCGACTTCTTCGACGCCTCCATCAATCGCATCGCAGCGTGGGTTATCGGCACCCGCAATATGAAAAAAGCTTTGTTGCGCGCGCTGCTGGAACCGACGGCGCAGCTGCGCCAGCTGGAAAACGACGGCGATTACACCGCGCGCCTGGCGCTGCTGGAAGAACAGAAATCCCTGCCGTGGCAGGCCATTTGGGAAATGTACTGCCAGCGTCACGACACGCCGGCAGGCAGCCAGTGGCTGGAGAACGTACGGGGCTATGAGAAAGAGATTCTGAATAAGCGCGGGTGATTGACCCTCACCCCGACCCTCTCCCTGAAAGGGAGAGGGAGAAAACCCTAATACCGAACAGTTCCCTCGCCCCTTTGGGGAGAGGGCTAGGGTGAGGGGAAGACACCCCACCAATACAACAGGACAACAAGACTATGCAGACCATTACCGACTCCTGGTTCGTCCAGGGCATGATCAAAGCCACTTCCGACGCCTGGCTCAAAGGCTGGGACGAGCGCAACGGCGGCAACCTGACGCTGCGTCTGGATGAAGCCGACATCGCGCCGTTTAAGGCCGATTTCCACGCCCAGCCGCGCTATATCGCACTCAGTCAGCCGATGCCGGAACTGGCCAATCAGCCGTTTATCGTCACGGGTTCCGGTAAATTCTTCCGTAACGTACAAATCAATCCCGCCGCCAACCTTGGGGTAGTGAAGGTGGACAACGACGGCGCGGGTTACTTCATTCTGTGGGGTTTAACCGACGACGCCGTGCCGACCTCGGAACTGCCGGCGCATTTCCTGTCGCACTGCGAACGTATCAAAGCCACTGGCGGCAAAGACCGCGTGATCATGCACTGTCACGCCACCAACCTGATCGCCCTGACCTACGTGCTGGAAAACAACAGCGACCTGTTCACTCGCAAATTGTGGGAAGGCAGCACCGAATGCCTGGTGGTGTTCCCGGACGGCGTCGGCATTCTGCCGTGGATGGTGCCGGGCACCGACGAGATTGGTCAGGCGACGGCCAGAGACATGCAGAAACACACCCTGGTGCTGTGGCCATTCCACGGCGTCTTCGGCAGCGGCCCGACGCTGGATGAAACCTTCGGCCTAATCGACACTGCCGAGAAATCCGCCGAGGTGCTGGTGAAGGTCTATTCGATGGGCGGCATGAAACAGACGATTAGCCGCGAAGAGCTGATGGCGTTAGGTCAGCGCTTCGGCGTCACGCCGCTGGCCAGCGCGCTAGCGCTATAGAACAGCGAGCCGTCTTTTTAAGGAGAATAATCATGAGCTTTATGTTGGCACTGCCGAAAATCAGTCTGCACGGCGCAGGCGCGATCGGCGATATGGTAAGCCTGGTGGCGAGCAAGCAGTGGGGAAAAGCGCTGATCGTCACCGACGGGCACCTGGTGGAAATGGGCCTGCTCGACAGCCTGTTCTCGGCGCTGGAGGCGCATCAGTTGTCCTATCACCTGTTCGATGAAGTCTTCCCCAATCCGACCGAAGCGCTGGTCCAACGGGGCATCTCCGCGTTCTGCAAGGCGCAGTGTGACTATATCATCGCCTTCGGTGGCGGCAGCCCGATTGATACCGCCAAAGCGGTGAAAATCCTCAGCGCCAACCCGGCACCATCAACCGCCTACTCCGGCGTCGGCAAAGTGAAAAATGCCGGTGTGCCGCTGGTAGCCATTAACACCACGGCCGGAACTGCCGCTGAGATGACCAGCAACGCGGTGATTATTGATGCCGCGCGCCAGGTGAAAGAGGTCATTATTGACCCAAATATCATCCCGGATATTGCCGTCGATGACGCCAGCGTGATGTTGGATATTCCGGCTCCGGTCACCGCCGCCACCGGCATGGATGCCCTGACCCACGCCGTTGAGGCGTTTGTCTCCGTCGGCGCTCATCCACTAACCGATGCCAACGCGCTGGAAGCAATACGTTTAATTCACCAATGGTTGCCGTTGGCCGTCGATGATGGACACCATCTCCAGGCCCGCGAGCAGATGGCATTCGGCCAGTATCTGGCGGGGATGGCGTTCAACAGCGCCGGTCTTGGACTGGTACACGCGCTGGCGCATCAGCCGGGCGCCACCCACAATCTGCCGCACGGCGTTTGCAACGCCATCCTGCTGCCGATTATCGAAAACTTTAACCGTCCGAACGCGGTGGCGCGTTTCGCCCGTATCGCGCAGGCGATGGGCGTCGATACGCGCGGCATGAGCGATGAAGCCGCCAGCATGGAGGCGATTAACGCGATTCGCGCATTGAGCAAACGAGTCGGTATTCCCGCGGGCTTTAGCCAGCTTGGCATCAGCAAGGCTGATATCGAAGGCTGGTTGGATAACGCGCTGGCCGATCCGTGCGCGCCCTGTAACCCGCGTAGCGCCAACCGCGACGAGATCCGCGAGCTGTATCTGGAGGCGTTATGATCCGCAAAGCCTTTGTGATGCAGGTGAATCCCGACGCGCACGAAGCGTATCAGCGCCGCCATAACCCCATCTGGCCCGAACTGGAAGCAACATTGAAAGCGCATGGCGCGCATCATTACGCGATCTATCTCGATGCACAGCGCCATCTGCTGTTCGCAACGGTGGAAATTGAATCGGAAGCGCGCTGGAACGCGATTGCGGAAACCGAAGTGTGCCAGCGCTGGTGGCGCTATATGCGCGACGTGATGCCGACGAATCCGGATAACAGCCCACTGAGCGCTGAACTGAGTGAAGTCTTTTACCTTGCGTAACAAAACGGCCTGTTTTTACCAGGCCGTTTGAATCTACACCATTAGTTTTGCTCCGCCACCAGCAACGCCTGCGTATCCGGCACCAGCGCCTGGAAAAGATGCTCCTGGTCGGCGGGGTAGCAGATATAGTCCCCTTCCCCCAGCTCTTCCGGCGCGTCGATCAGACCAACGCGCGCACGGCCCTGAGTGACTATGATATGTTCAACCGAACCCGGCGGATGCGGATGCGAGATGCGATCGGCGCCGGGCTGCGTCAGCAGCAAATAGATATCACGGCGCGCCCCCGGCGGGCAGGCTGCCAGCAAAATAGCCTGATAGTTGGCCTGTTCCGCCATCACTTTAGTACCTTCGCCGCGGCGAATGACCTGGGTTTTGCTAGCCTGCGGCTCCAGCAAACGAGCAAAGGGAATATCCAGCGCCACGCAGAGCGCCCACAACGTTTCCAGACTGGGGTTGCCATTGCCGGATTCCAACTGCGAAAGCGTCGATTTGGCAATCCCGGCGCGACGCGCCACTTCCGCCAGAGAGAGGCCGGTGCGCGATCGTTCGCGTACCAGGCTTTTAGAAATCATGCTAATGGGCTGTGTCATACACCGCTCCTCGTATTTTATATCGAACGAATCGTTCGTCTTGTAAAACGATTCTGTTGCGTTCATTATAATGGAAATTCGTTCGATATGGCTAAAGCGTATGCGGCACTATTTTTCCCGTCTCAGCGGAGACACGATCAAAGCAATCATTCTGGTGTGTCTGGCGGTAGGTGTCGTCGGCATGTCCTACGGTTCACTGGCGATGGCTTACGGCTTCCCCATATGGGTACCGTTTGTCCTGTCCATTACCGTGCTCGCTGGCGCCTCGGAGTTTATGTTTATCGGCATCATCGCCAGCGGCGGCAACCCCCTGGCAGCGGCAGCGGCGGGCTTACTGGTGAATGCCCGCCACGTCCCCTTCGGCGTGACCGTGCGCGATCTGGTTGGCGCCCGCGCCGCCAGCTTGCTCGGCTGCCACATCATGAATGATGAAAGCGTGGTCTTCGGTCTATCACAGAAAACGCCGGAACAGCGTAAAGCCGCTTACTGGCTCTGCGGGCTGGGCGTGGCGTTATTCTGGCCGCTCGGCACGCTGGTCGGCGCAGGCGTGGGTAAATTGTTGCCCGCTCCGGAAACCATCGGCCTGGATGCGGTATTCCCGGCTATCCTGCTGGCATTAGTGGTGCCAGCCTTTAAGAAGCGCACCACGCTTATTCGCGCCTGCAGCGGTGCAGTCATTTCACTCGCCGCCGTACCGTTTGTTCCGGTAGGGTTGCCGGTGCTGCTTTCATTGTTTGGTTTACTGGCGAGGAAAAAATAATGGCTAACATGACGCTGTTTATCGCCGGGATCGCCATCCTGTCGATCGGCACTTACTTGATGCGTTTAGGCGGCGCCAAGCTCGGCAGCCGTTTAGCGTTTTCCGAGCGCTCGCAGGCGCTACTCTCTGATGCAGCGACAGTGTTGCTGTTTTCCGTGGCGCTGGCGACCACCTTTTATGAAGGCGAACATTTTTCCGGCATGGCGCGCGTACTGGGCGTCGGTTTCGCGGTCTTCCTCGCCTGGCGCAAGATGCCACTTATCGTCGTCATTATCGCCGCCGCGGTGGTGACGGCGCTGCTGCGCCTGGCGGGCATAAACTAAAAAAAGCGCCCTAAGGCGCTCTTTCGACGGTGGTTGCAGACTTATTTATTCAATTCCGCAGTCATGTGCACGCGGTTACCGGTGAAGGCTTCGGTGATGGTGTAAGAAGAAGCACCAGCAGCCTGCGCCTGAGCGGCGATTTTCGCTTCCGCGCTGTCCATGGTAGAGGCGGTAGCGGTCACTGATTGCGCAGCGAAAGAACCAAAGGAAGCAGTCAGAGCGATAACAGCGACAAAAGTTTTGATGCTTTTCATGATATAAACCCTTTCATTTAGTTGTTTGGATAAGGCGCCGTGCCTTGATGTGATAAATAATAGTCTTCACATCCTCGAACTAAAAGCGGAAGGATTTGTTGTCATCATTCAAAAAAACTGACCAATATTTAACCGCCAATCAGGCGCTGCGGATGAGTGTAAATCGTCGCTCTACCCGGCTTGCAGAAACCCACCAGCGTCAGGTTACAGCGCTCTGCTACCTCAACCGCCAGGGTCGTCGCCGCGGAAACCGCAAACAGGATTTCCACTCCGCACATCGCGGCCTTCTGCACCATCTCGTAGCTGGCGCGGCTAGAGACTAACGCAGCCCCCTGCTGCCAATCTGCGCCTTCTTCACTACGGCGACCCAGCAGTTTATCCAGCGCGACGTGACGGCCCACATCTTCATGCCCGCCCGCCAGTACGCCATCAGGACGCACCCACGCGGCAGCGTGCGTACAGCCGGTCAGGCAGCCAATCGGCTGCACATCATTTAAATGCTCCAGCGCGAGATCGAGTCGCTCCAGCGCAAAAGTCTGGCTAAACGGCAGCGGTTCAACGGGTTTGCCGATATCATTCAGCTGTTCCACGCCGCACACCCCGCAGCCGGTACGCCCGGCCAGCGCACGACGGCGCTCTTTCAGACCCATAAAGCGGCGGCTGGAGAGCTCGATTTGCACTTCTAAGCCGTTACAAGCCTGCACCACGTCCATCCCGTAGATCTCTTGTCGATTTTTGATAATCCCTTCGGATAAGGAAAAACCGATGGCAAAGCGTTCCAGATCTCTCGGGGTCGCCATCATCACGACGTGCGAGATGCCGTTATACACCAGGGCGACCGGCACTTCTTCAGCTACCTCGTCTGGCTGAGAACGTTGTAAATCCTCACGTTTCCAGAGGGTAATCTGGCGATAACCCGTGATTTTTGTCACATTTTTGATTTGTTCAAGAGGGTTCTTATTCACTTTCATTTAACCGTATTAGAACAGGCATACACACAATGTGGTATTCTGTTTTTATATCCCTCCGGGAGCGAGGGAAATTAGTCCAATTCTGAACCTTTGCAGCCTCTACCGCAAAGTAAATAACTACATGTGACAATGTCGAAACAAGGAGCGAACCATGCAGGTCAGCAGAAGGCAGTTCTTTAAGATCTGCGCTGGCGGTATGGCAGGCACAACGGCAGCAGCGCTGGGCTTCGCCCCGGCGACTGCGCTCGCGGAAACCCGGCAGTATAAGCTGCTGCGGACTCGCGAAACCCGCAACACCTGTACGTACTGTTCTGTCGGCTGCGGGCTATTGATGTATAGCCTCGGCGACGGCGCAAAAAATGCTAAAGCATCCATTTTCCATATCGAAGGCGATCCGGATCATCCGGTAAACCGTGGTGCGCTCTGCCCGAAAGGGGCCGGTCTGGTGGACTTTATCCATTCTGAAAGCCGCCTGAAATTCCCGGAATATCGTGCGCCAGGCTCTGATAAATGGCAGCAAATCAGCTGGGATGAAGCGTTCGATCGTATCGCGAAGCTGATGAAAGAAGACCGCGATGCCAACTTTATCGCGCAGAACAGCGCTGGCACCACCGTTAACCGTTGGCTAACCACCGGTATGCTGTGCGCCTCCGCTTCCAGTAACGAAACCGGCTATTTAACACAAAAATTCACCCGCGCCCTCGGGATGCTGGCGGTGGATAACCAGGCGCGTGTCTGACACGGACCAACGGTAGCAAGTCTTGCTCCAACATTTGGTCGCGGTGCGATGACTAACCACTGGGTTGATATTAAGAACGCCAACCTTGTTGTGGTTATGGGCGGCAACGCCGCTGAAGCGCATCCAGTGGGATTCCGCTGGGCGATGGAAGCCAAAATTCATAATGGTGCGAAGCTTATCGTTATCGACCCGCGCTTTACGCGTACGGCGTCGGTGGCTGACTTCTATACCCCAATTCGTTCCGGTACCGACATTACCTTCCTGTCGGGCGTTATCCTGTACCTGCTGAATAACGAAAAATTCAACCGTGAATACACCGAAGCCTACACCAACGCCAGCCTGATCGTGCGTGAGGACTACAGCTTCGATGACGGTTTGTTCAGCGGCTATGACGCCGAAAAACGCCAGTACGACAAAACCAGCTGGAACTATGAGCTGGATGAGAACGGCTTCGCCAAACGCGATACTACGCTGCAACATCCGCGCTGCGTCTGGAATCTGCTGAAACAGCACGTTTCCCGCTATACGCCGGATGTCGTCGAAAACATCTGCGGTACGCCGCAAGCCGACTTCCTCAAAGTTTGTGAATATATTGCAGAAACCAGCGCGCCGGATAAAACCGCGTCGTTCCTGTATGCCCTCGGCTGGACCCAACACTCCATCGGCGCGCAAAACATCCGCACCATGGCGATGATCCAACTGCTGCTTGGCAACATGGGGATGGCCGGCGGCGGCGTCAACGCCCTGCGCGGCCACTCCAATATCCAGGGTCTGACCGACCTCGGCTTGCTTTCCACCAGCTTGACCGGTTACATGTCGTTGCCGAGTGAAAAACAGGCCGATCTGCAGACTTACCTGAGCGCCAACACGCCGAAGCCACTGCTGAAAGACCAGGTTAACTACTGGAGCAACTATCCGAAGTTCTTCGTCTCAATGATGAAGGCATTCTTCGGCGACAAGGCCACGGCAGAGAACAACTGGGGCTTTGACTGGTTGCCGAAGTGGGATAAGAGCTACGACGTCCTGCAGTATTTCGACATGATGAACCAGGGCAAAGTGAATGGCTATATTTGCCAGGGCTTTAACCCGGTCGCCTCGTTCCCGAATAAAAACAAGGTCGTGGCCTCCCTGTCGAAGCTGAAATTCCTGGTGACCATCGATCCGCTCAACACCGAAACGTCCACCTTCTGGCAAAACCACGGTGAGTCGAATGATGTTGATTCGTCGAAAATCCAGACCGAAGTGTTCCGTCTGCCGTCCACCTGCTTCGCCGAAGAGAACGGTTCTATCGTTAACTCCGGCCGCTGGCTGCAGTGGCACTGGAAAGGTGCGGATGCCCCAGGGATCGCCGTCACCGATGGCGAAATCCTCGCCGGTATCTTCTTACGCCTGCGTAAGATGTATGCCGAAGAAGGCGGCCCAACGACGGAGCCGGTGCTCAACATGACGTGGGACTACTCCACGCCGCATGAACCCGCGTCTGAAGAAGTGGCGATGGAAAGCAACGGTAAAGCGCTGGCGGATATCATCGACCCGGCAACCGGCGCGGTGATTGTCAAGAAAGGACAACAGCTAAGCTCCTTCGCGCAGCTGCGTGATGACGGCACCACCGCCAGCGGCTGCTGGATCTTTGCCGGCAGCTGGACGCCGGAAGGCAACCAAATGGCTCGCCGCGATAACGCCGACCCGTCAGGTCTTGGTAATACGTTGGGCTGGGCCTGGGCGTGGCCGCTAAACCGCCGCATCCTGTACAACCGCGCCTCCGCTGACCCGCA includes these proteins:
- the rhaB gene encoding rhamnulokinase, whose protein sequence is MSIRHCVAVDLGASSGRVMLANYDTATRALTLREVHRFTNRLQDVDGYDCWDIDSLEAEIRRGLVTVCEQGILIDSIGIDTWGVDIVLLDKHGQRVGLPVSYRDSRTHGLMTQAIEQLGRADIYGRSGIQFLPFNTLYQLRALVSQQPMLAEQVAHALLIPDYFSYRLTGAMNWEYTNATTTQLVNINSDNWDDELLGWSGAQRSWFGTPTHPGNVIGHWICPQGNRIPVVAVASHDTASAVIASPLAGKNAAYLSSGTWSLMGFESKTPYTSQQALKANITNEGGAEGRYRVLKNIMGLWLLQRVLPEQNVGDLQALIADTAQLPACRYLIDCNDDRFINPANMSAEIQAACAESAQPIPTSPAELARCIFDSLALLYARVLGELAELRGRPFSQLHIVGGGCQNALLNQLCADACGLPVIAGPIEASALGNIGIQLMTLDELHNVDDFRQVVRDNESLTAFTPHSDSEIARFVAQFQQQPTKELCA
- the rhaA gene encoding L-rhamnose isomerase, with translation MTTQLEQAWELAKQRYAAVGVDAEEALRQLDRLPVSMHCWQGDDVAGFENPEGNLTGGIQATGNYPGKARNAQELRADLEQALSLIPGPKRLNLHAIYLESAAPVARNEIKPEHFKNWVEWAKRHQLGLDFNPSCFSHPLSADGFTLSHANPEIRQFWIDHCKASRRISAYFGQQLGTPSVMNIWVPDGMKDITVDRFAPRQRLMNALDEVISEKLNPAHHIDAVESKLFGIGAESYTVGSNEFYMGYAASRQTALCLDAGHFHPTEVISDKISAAMLYIPRLLLHVSRPVRWDSDHVVLLDDETQAIASEIIRHNLFDRVHIGLDFFDASINRIAAWVIGTRNMKKALLRALLEPTAQLRQLENDGDYTARLALLEEQKSLPWQAIWEMYCQRHDTPAGSQWLENVRGYEKEILNKRG
- the rhaD gene encoding rhamnulose-1-phosphate aldolase; its protein translation is MQTITDSWFVQGMIKATSDAWLKGWDERNGGNLTLRLDEADIAPFKADFHAQPRYIALSQPMPELANQPFIVTGSGKFFRNVQINPAANLGVVKVDNDGAGYFILWGLTDDAVPTSELPAHFLSHCERIKATGGKDRVIMHCHATNLIALTYVLENNSDLFTRKLWEGSTECLVVFPDGVGILPWMVPGTDEIGQATARDMQKHTLVLWPFHGVFGSGPTLDETFGLIDTAEKSAEVLVKVYSMGGMKQTISREELMALGQRFGVTPLASALAL
- the fucO gene encoding lactaldehyde reductase; translated protein: MSFMLALPKISLHGAGAIGDMVSLVASKQWGKALIVTDGHLVEMGLLDSLFSALEAHQLSYHLFDEVFPNPTEALVQRGISAFCKAQCDYIIAFGGGSPIDTAKAVKILSANPAPSTAYSGVGKVKNAGVPLVAINTTAGTAAEMTSNAVIIDAARQVKEVIIDPNIIPDIAVDDASVMLDIPAPVTAATGMDALTHAVEAFVSVGAHPLTDANALEAIRLIHQWLPLAVDDGHHLQAREQMAFGQYLAGMAFNSAGLGLVHALAHQPGATHNLPHGVCNAILLPIIENFNRPNAVARFARIAQAMGVDTRGMSDEAASMEAINAIRALSKRVGIPAGFSQLGISKADIEGWLDNALADPCAPCNPRSANRDEIRELYLEAL
- the rhaM gene encoding L-rhamnose mutarotase — protein: MIRKAFVMQVNPDAHEAYQRRHNPIWPELEATLKAHGAHHYAIYLDAQRHLLFATVEIESEARWNAIAETEVCQRWWRYMRDVMPTNPDNSPLSAELSEVFYLA
- a CDS encoding helix-turn-helix domain-containing protein, with amino-acid sequence MTQPISMISKSLVRERSRTGLSLAEVARRAGIAKSTLSQLESGNGNPSLETLWALCVALDIPFARLLEPQASKTQVIRRGEGTKVMAEQANYQAILLAACPPGARRDIYLLLTQPGADRISHPHPPGSVEHIIVTQGRARVGLIDAPEELGEGDYICYPADQEHLFQALVPDTQALLVAEQN
- a CDS encoding AzlC family ABC transporter permease, with translation MRHYFSRLSGDTIKAIILVCLAVGVVGMSYGSLAMAYGFPIWVPFVLSITVLAGASEFMFIGIIASGGNPLAAAAAGLLVNARHVPFGVTVRDLVGARAASLLGCHIMNDESVVFGLSQKTPEQRKAAYWLCGLGVALFWPLGTLVGAGVGKLLPAPETIGLDAVFPAILLALVVPAFKKRTTLIRACSGAVISLAAVPFVPVGLPVLLSLFGLLARKK
- a CDS encoding AzlD domain-containing protein, whose protein sequence is MANMTLFIAGIAILSIGTYLMRLGGAKLGSRLAFSERSQALLSDAATVLLFSVALATTFYEGEHFSGMARVLGVGFAVFLAWRKMPLIVVIIAAAVVTALLRLAGIN
- a CDS encoding DUF1471 domain-containing protein, translated to MKSIKTFVAVIALTASFGSFAAQSVTATASTMDSAEAKIAAQAQAAGASSYTITEAFTGNRVHMTAELNK
- the fdhD gene encoding formate dehydrogenase accessory sulfurtransferase FdhD → MNKNPLEQIKNVTKITGYRQITLWKREDLQRSQPDEVAEEVPVALVYNGISHVVMMATPRDLERFAIGFSLSEGIIKNRQEIYGMDVVQACNGLEVQIELSSRRFMGLKERRRALAGRTGCGVCGVEQLNDIGKPVEPLPFSQTFALERLDLALEHLNDVQPIGCLTGCTHAAAWVRPDGVLAGGHEDVGRHVALDKLLGRRSEEGADWQQGAALVSSRASYEMVQKAAMCGVEILFAVSAATTLAVEVAERCNLTLVGFCKPGRATIYTHPQRLIGG
- the fdnG gene encoding formate dehydrogenase-N subunit alpha produces the protein MQVSRRQFFKICAGGMAGTTAAALGFAPATALAETRQYKLLRTRETRNTCTYCSVGCGLLMYSLGDGAKNAKASIFHIEGDPDHPVNRGALCPKGAGLVDFIHSESRLKFPEYRAPGSDKWQQISWDEAFDRIAKLMKEDRDANFIAQNSAGTTVNRWLTTGMLCASASSNETGYLTQKFTRALGMLAVDNQARVUHGPTVASLAPTFGRGAMTNHWVDIKNANLVVVMGGNAAEAHPVGFRWAMEAKIHNGAKLIVIDPRFTRTASVADFYTPIRSGTDITFLSGVILYLLNNEKFNREYTEAYTNASLIVREDYSFDDGLFSGYDAEKRQYDKTSWNYELDENGFAKRDTTLQHPRCVWNLLKQHVSRYTPDVVENICGTPQADFLKVCEYIAETSAPDKTASFLYALGWTQHSIGAQNIRTMAMIQLLLGNMGMAGGGVNALRGHSNIQGLTDLGLLSTSLTGYMSLPSEKQADLQTYLSANTPKPLLKDQVNYWSNYPKFFVSMMKAFFGDKATAENNWGFDWLPKWDKSYDVLQYFDMMNQGKVNGYICQGFNPVASFPNKNKVVASLSKLKFLVTIDPLNTETSTFWQNHGESNDVDSSKIQTEVFRLPSTCFAEENGSIVNSGRWLQWHWKGADAPGIAVTDGEILAGIFLRLRKMYAEEGGPTTEPVLNMTWDYSTPHEPASEEVAMESNGKALADIIDPATGAVIVKKGQQLSSFAQLRDDGTTASGCWIFAGSWTPEGNQMARRDNADPSGLGNTLGWAWAWPLNRRILYNRASADPQGKPWDPKRQLLKWDGAKWSGMDIPDYSTAAPGSDVGPFIMQPEGMGRLFALDKMAEGPFPEHYEPFETPLGTNPLHPNVVSNPAARVFKDDLEQMGKAEKFPYVGTTYRLTEHFHYWTKHALLNAIAQPEQFVEIGEKLANKLGIGHGDTVKVSSNRGYIKAKAVVTKRIRTLQVHGKEVDTIGIPIHWGYEGVAKKGFIANTLTPFVGDANTQTPEFKAFLVNVEKA